The Paenibacillus macerans genome includes a window with the following:
- the accD gene encoding acetyl-CoA carboxylase, carboxyltransferase subunit beta: protein MFKDLFQKKRKYATIPSERRGSEEGSQSMDRPKREIPEGLMNKCARCGSIQYSKELEKNFKVCPSCGYHMRLNALERVRYTLDEGSFTEFDADLISVDPLEFPGYAGKLEQQALKSGLREAVVTGQGTIGGFPAVVAVMSFDFFTGSMGSVVGEKITRAIEAATEKRLPMIIFSTSGGARMQESILSLMQMAKTSAALARLSEQGGLYISVITDPTTGGVSASFAMLGDIILAEPGAVFGFAGRIVIEQTIRQKLPDDFQTAEFNLQHGQLDLVVHRKEMKATLSKLLDLHGVKGGA from the coding sequence GTGTTTAAAGACTTGTTTCAGAAAAAAAGAAAATACGCGACCATTCCTTCAGAACGTCGAGGGAGCGAAGAGGGATCGCAGTCGATGGACCGGCCTAAACGGGAGATTCCCGAAGGCCTGATGAATAAATGTGCCCGTTGCGGCAGTATTCAGTACAGCAAGGAACTGGAGAAGAACTTTAAAGTTTGCCCTTCCTGCGGCTATCATATGCGGCTTAACGCGCTGGAGCGCGTCCGCTACACGCTGGACGAAGGAAGTTTTACGGAATTCGACGCCGACCTGATCTCCGTCGATCCGCTCGAATTTCCGGGGTATGCCGGCAAACTGGAGCAGCAAGCGCTGAAGTCGGGTTTGCGGGAAGCCGTCGTGACCGGACAAGGCACTATCGGCGGTTTTCCGGCCGTTGTGGCGGTCATGAGCTTTGATTTTTTCACCGGCAGCATGGGTTCCGTAGTCGGGGAAAAAATTACGCGCGCCATCGAAGCGGCGACGGAGAAACGGCTGCCGATGATTATTTTTTCGACGTCGGGCGGAGCGCGCATGCAGGAAAGCATTCTGAGTTTGATGCAAATGGCGAAAACGAGCGCCGCTTTGGCCCGATTGAGCGAGCAGGGCGGCCTCTACATATCGGTCATTACGGATCCGACGACCGGAGGCGTATCGGCCAGCTTTGCCATGCTTGGAGACATTATTCTGGCCGAGCCGGGTGCGGTGTTTGGCTTTGCCGGCAGAATCGTGATCGAGCAGACGATCCGGCAAAAGCTGCCGGACGATTTTCAGACGGCCGAATTCAACCTGCAGCACGGGCAGCTCGATTTGGTGGTTCACCGCAAGGAAATGAAAGCCACGCTGTCCAAATTGCTGGATTTGCACGGTGTGAAGGGAGGAGCATAA
- a CDS encoding phosphatidylglycerophosphatase A family protein has translation MTYEIAEAQLLRRGVRLEEIAQIVYSLQIAYHDDLTLEQCLDSVKAVLQKREVQYTLFTGIALDELAEQKLLPEPLQSIMEADEPLYGVDETLALGITSVFGMIGLTSFGFLDKVKPEIIGKLNNKGSDIHVFMDDLVAGLASAASARIAHNHKNAATYSQK, from the coding sequence ATGACCTATGAAATTGCGGAAGCCCAGTTGCTGCGCAGAGGCGTTAGGCTGGAGGAAATTGCGCAAATCGTGTATTCCTTGCAAATTGCCTATCATGACGATTTGACGCTGGAGCAGTGCTTGGACAGCGTAAAGGCGGTGCTGCAAAAAAGAGAGGTGCAATACACTTTGTTTACGGGGATCGCTTTGGATGAGCTGGCGGAGCAAAAGCTCCTTCCCGAGCCGCTGCAATCGATCATGGAAGCGGATGAGCCGCTGTACGGCGTTGATGAAACTTTGGCATTAGGCATTACGAGCGTTTTCGGAATGATCGGGCTGACGAGTTTTGGGTTTTTGGACAAGGTTAAGCCCGAAATCATCGGCAAGCTGAACAACAAAGGCTCCGATATCCACGTATTCATGGATGATCTGGTGGCCGGACTAGCCTCGGCCGCTTCGGCCAGAATCGCCCATAACCACAAAAATGCCGCCACTTATTCCCAAAAATAA